GGTTACTACATCAATCCCTTCCTGAATATCCTGCTCGGGTTTCTTTTTCTGGGTGAGCGTCAGCACCGCTTGCAGCTATGCGCCATCCTGGTTGCCGTGGTGGGAGTCATTTTACAATTCCCCGCGATCAACGGAGTCCCCTGGGTAGCACTCGGCCTCGCCTTCAGCTTTGCTCTCTATGGATTGCTACGCAAACTCTCGCCGATGAAAGCCTTTTCAGGGCTGAGTCTGGAAATGGGGATCCTGCTTCCTTTTGCCCTTGCCTACCTCTGGCTTCATGAAGGGGTCAATAACTCCGCCTTCGGCTCCGACATGTTCACCACTATGATGCTCTGTGCCACCGGACTGGCGACCGCCGCCCCCTTGCTTTGTTTTGCCCGGGCAACCCGATCGATTTCACTCTCGCTTCTCGGCATCCTCCAATTCATCGGCCCCAGCGGGCAGTTTCTCATCGGCTGGCTGGTCTACAACGAAGCCCTGCCACCAATACGTCTGGCCTCATTCACCCTGATCTGGTTCGCCGTACTATTATACATCCTGAGCCTACGGCAGACCAAGGGATTCAAAGATAATAAATCAACGCTTAAGCAAGCCGGATGACGTAATACCATCCCCCCGGTGGGGCTCATTTCTTGTCTCCCTTTTTACCTTTATTGCCAGCCTTCTTTTTAGCTGGGGCCTTTTTCTTTGGCGTCGGTTTAGCTGGTTCTACTTTTTTGGGTGCTGGTTGAGTGGCGGGTTCTACTTTCTGAACTCTACCATTTTTGATGGTCGACCTACTTCCGTCTTTATTGACCAAGACAAAGGTGCCCCCAGTTCCTTTGGCCAGTGTTTCCATGGCATCCGCGGCCTTCGGCTCCATCAATGCCACGGTGTTCACCACAATATTGTTTTTCTTTGCCAATGCTGCCGTCCGCTTGGCTATACCGACAGGGTCGCCGCTAGCCAAACCATCCGTCATAAAAACAATCGTATCCGGTAAGGGCTCCATATCAAAGGCCATCTTCAGAGGGTTCTCCCAATTCGTCCCCCACACCAGCTTGTTCCGTTTAATGATCAACTCACTGGTTTCCACCTGACTATCCGTCGCA
This genomic stretch from Oceaniferula marina harbors:
- the rarD gene encoding EamA family transporter RarD, producing MTCHTKGVAAAIAAFTLWGILPVYWKWFGGIPILQVTSHRVIWTLLILIPVLLFRKRATDPKRTRVCKKTLAIHTLAAFLLAGNWLIYVWATLNDRIIEGALGYYINPFLNILLGFLFLGERQHRLQLCAILVAVVGVILQFPAINGVPWVALGLAFSFALYGLLRKLSPMKAFSGLSLEMGILLPFALAYLWLHEGVNNSAFGSDMFTTMMLCATGLATAAPLLCFARATRSISLSLLGILQFIGPSGQFLIGWLVYNEALPPIRLASFTLIWFAVLLYILSLRQTKGFKDNKSTLKQAG